One window of Triplophysa rosa linkage group LG10, Trosa_1v2, whole genome shotgun sequence genomic DNA carries:
- the dio3a gene encoding iodothyronine deiodinase 3a, whose protein sequence is MNSLRNALVCLLILPRFLVAALVLWCLDFLCVRKRVLFYLRDHDDDEDPPLCISDNNRMFSWESLKAVFHGHKVDWMKSARVGRDAPNTEVVELSDLQPRRILDFARHTRPLVLNFGSCSUPPFMTRLKAFRRLVLRYSEIADSLLVYIEEAHPSDGWMSSDAPYQIRGHQSLEERRDAARLMEQEAPGCAVVADSINNASNSAYGAFFHRLYIVQGGEVVYQGARGPEGYRLSELRLWLERYRKHETTSAAAAVIQM, encoded by the coding sequence ATGAACAGTCTGAGAAACGCGCTCGTGTGTTTGCTCATTTTGCCTCGTTTCTTGGTCGCGGCGCTCGTGTTGTGGTGTCTGGATTTTCTGTGCGTGAGGAAAAGAGTTTTATTTTATCTCAGAGATCacgatgatgatgaagatcCTCCGCTGTGCATCTCTGATAATAACCGCATGTTCAGCTGGGAATCTCTCAAAGCGGTTTTCCACGGACACAAAGTGGACTGGATGAAATCCGCTCGCGTGGGACGCGACGCGCCGAACACTGAAGTTGTGGAGCTCTCGGACTTGCAGCCCAGACGGATCCTGGACTTCGCCCGTCACACTCGACCGCTGGTGCTGAATTTCGGAAGCTGCAGCTGACCGCCGTTCATGACGCGTCTGAAAGCGTTTCGCCGACTCGTCCTGCGATATTCCGAGATCGCCGATTCACTGCTGGTTTACATCGAGGAGGCGCATCCGTCCGACGGCTGGATGAGTTCCGACGCACCCTATCAGATCCGCGGGCATCAGAGTCTGGAGGAGAGACGCGACGCCGCGCGCCTGATGGAGCAGGAAGCGCCGGGCTGCGCGGTAGTGGCCGACAGCATTAACAACGCGTCCAACAGCGCGTACGGCGCGTTTTTCCACAGACTTTATATCGTGCAGGGCGGTGAGGTGGTGTACCAGGGCGCTCGCGGACCGGAGGGTTACCGGCTCTCGGAGCTCAGACTCTGGCTCGAGCGCTACCGAAAGCACGAGACCACCAGCGCCGCCGCTGCCGTCATCCAAATGTAA